A region from the Drosophila takahashii strain IR98-3 E-12201 chromosome 2L, DtakHiC1v2, whole genome shotgun sequence genome encodes:
- the LOC108068164 gene encoding ficolin-1-like isoform X1: MWCIGIFFSLLVLTTSADQNGNDEYSLSSKNIADLRLKMSAMGNILEGLERNRDRLEQKSFPFSCAASMWSTKLVIRVPEYSEYPFKVVCDQRDFGGGWTVFYRRIDGSEDFNRNWTEYKNGFGHLNNDFFLGFDKLHAITYSEAQELMVLLEDSNTGTYRIRYNHFKIGPEQSNYTLESLGSFLGESYVVDFLTDLLGMQFRTKECYNDASAKKCVVKFHATGWDRYCEGTTYPNGLFGVDDKVMDERHMRILSPYHSAPQRKITMMMIRPQNSYLNRDF, translated from the exons ATGTGGTGTATCGGTATATTTTTCAGTCTCTTGGTTTTAACCACTTCAGCCGATCAAAATGGAAACGATGAGTATTCTCTCTCGTCTAAAAATATTGCGGACCTAAGATTAAAGATGTCTGCTATGgg aaatattttagagGGATTGGAGAGAAATCGCGACCGACTTGAGCAGAAATCATTTCCCTTCAGCTGCGCCGCGTCTATGTGGAGCACAAAATTGGTGATCCGTGTGCCCGAGTACAGTGAATATCCCTTTAAGGTGGTCTGTGATCAGCGAGATTTCGGTGGTGGTTGGACGGTATTTTATCGGCGCATCGATGGAAGCGAGGATTTCAATCGCAATTGGACCGAATATAAAAATGGTTTCGGCCATCTAAACAATGATTTCTTTTTGGGTTTTGATAAGCTTCATGCGATCACATATTCAGAGGCCCAGGAACTGATGGTCCTTCTAGAGGACAGCAATACTGGCACCTACAGGATTAGGTACAACCACTTTAAAATCGGTCCCGAGCAAAGCAATTACACTTTGGAATCGCTGGGATCATTTTTGGGTGAAAGCTATGTCGTAGATTTTTTGACTGATCTTTTGGGTATGCAGTTCAGAACTAAAGAATGCTACAACGATGCTTCCGCCAAAAAATGTGTCGTAAAATTTCATGCAACTGGATGGGACCGATATTGTGAAGGAACAACATATCCAAA cGGCTTGTTTGGTGTAGATGACAAAGTAATGGACGAAAGACACATGAGAATATTGTCTCCCTATCATTCAGCTCCTCAGCGGAAGATCACAATGATGATGATAAGGCCACAAAATTCATATCTAAACAGAGATTTTTAA
- the LOC108068164 gene encoding ficolin-1-like isoform X2: MWSTKLVIRVPEYSEYPFKVVCDQRDFGGGWTVFYRRIDGSEDFNRNWTEYKNGFGHLNNDFFLGFDKLHAITYSEAQELMVLLEDSNTGTYRIRYNHFKIGPEQSNYTLESLGSFLGESYVVDFLTDLLGMQFRTKECYNDASAKKCVVKFHATGWDRYCEGTTYPNGLFGVDDKVMDERHMRILSPYHSAPQRKITMMMIRPQNSYLNRDF; encoded by the exons ATGTGGAGCACAAAATTGGTGATCCGTGTGCCCGAGTACAGTGAATATCCCTTTAAGGTGGTCTGTGATCAGCGAGATTTCGGTGGTGGTTGGACGGTATTTTATCGGCGCATCGATGGAAGCGAGGATTTCAATCGCAATTGGACCGAATATAAAAATGGTTTCGGCCATCTAAACAATGATTTCTTTTTGGGTTTTGATAAGCTTCATGCGATCACATATTCAGAGGCCCAGGAACTGATGGTCCTTCTAGAGGACAGCAATACTGGCACCTACAGGATTAGGTACAACCACTTTAAAATCGGTCCCGAGCAAAGCAATTACACTTTGGAATCGCTGGGATCATTTTTGGGTGAAAGCTATGTCGTAGATTTTTTGACTGATCTTTTGGGTATGCAGTTCAGAACTAAAGAATGCTACAACGATGCTTCCGCCAAAAAATGTGTCGTAAAATTTCATGCAACTGGATGGGACCGATATTGTGAAGGAACAACATATCCAAA cGGCTTGTTTGGTGTAGATGACAAAGTAATGGACGAAAGACACATGAGAATATTGTCTCCCTATCATTCAGCTCCTCAGCGGAAGATCACAATGATGATGATAAGGCCACAAAATTCATATCTAAACAGAGATTTTTAA